The sequence CCGGATGAGTCACAAACGGCCTCCCGGTGCGGCTCTTCCCCGCGCGTTTCTGGCGGGGAGAGATCCCAGCTCGCACCCGCGCCGGGCTGACAGGATTAAGACGTGTGAATCAGACTTTTCAGCGCAGAAAAGTTTCATTCTGAAGAGCGAACGAGGTCTTTGTCTGAGGAGAAGTGTAGGCAAAGCCTGAAGATAATAAATAAGTAtataaatagaaaaagaaaaggggaagagggaggatAGAGATGGGGGTAATCTGAGGTCGGGGTGCTTCCGTATGGTACAATGGGGATTATGACAACGTCGCACCGGGACACTCTACAGGCCCCAGCGGTGAtaagtgggaggggggggtgtgggggtgctgTTGTCTCAGCTGTACTTCCTGAGTTCATCTGGGTCCATTCTACCGCCCGTCTGCAGCTCAGACTGCTGTCCTGCCTCAGAACCTTTACAGTGGTACAGGTCCCTCATAAAAGAGCTtcatagaacacacacacacgcacacacaaacacacactcacacacacacacgcacacacaaacacacactcacacacaggtacacacgcacacgcacacacacgcacatgcacacacacatgcaaacacgcacacacatacatacacacactcacacacacaggtacacacacacatgcacacgcacacacacacagagatacacacacttGAAGATAAACAGACAGTAAACGGTGATAAGTGAGTGTTCTCCCGTGCTGTTGTGCAGTGTTTCTGGGTGAAATGTGAAGTGTCACTCTGTAGctgatggagaggaggagcTCAACCCTGACTAATGCCAACACTGTTTTAATCATCACACGCGTACGAGTGCTTTGAGTTTATTTGAGTGCCGTCGTTGGAATTCCATCCGTGTATGTGATGTCATTCAATAAACAATTTAATTTACTGGgaagcaataaaaataataaaaaaggagacATGCCAGGATTCATAGATAAAAATGAATTACACATGGCAAGTACAaacccctctctacctctcctcttccctctctcgtctccttctctctcctctctccctctctctcccccccccccctctctctctgtctctctctctctctcaggttgaGTGTTCAGACAGGGAGAATCCGTCTCCTGGACGTGGGGAGCTGTTTTAACCCTTTCCTCCAGTTTGATGAGTTCCTGACTGTGGGTATCGACATTGTGCCTGCGGTCCAGGTGAGCTCTCCTCTAAGAACACTCTAGAACATTCTCACATGAGTGAGTTCTCAGTGTTCTTGTACTCACAGTGTTTAGCTTACACACATCCCTTACACAGAGCTTTCACTCCAGCAGCCACATCCACATtgattgtgtatatgtgtgtgtgtgtgcgtgtgtatacttgtgtatgtgtgtgtgtgtgtatgtatgcatgtgcgcatgtgtgtgtgtatgtgtgtgcatgtgtgtatgtttgtgtgtgtgtgcatgtgtatgtgtgtgtgcatgtgtgtatgtttgtgtgtgtgtgcgtgtgtatgtgtcgcTGTGATAAGGATCAGTAATTAAAGCCTCTCAGCAGGagatctccccctctctccccgacctccccctgcacctcctccccccccctgtgtgtgtagggtgcTGATAAAAAGGAGGAGCGTGCTGATTGGGGCGTTTGCCCTTTTACCTGAGGTGAGGGTggcatgtgattggctggagcTGGCGGGTCGTCGACGGCGACGGCGCAGACGGTGTTCCGTGCTAAAACACGCGTGTTTGTCTTCTGAGGACTGCAGCTTTAACATTAACCTCTTTTTATGAATAGAGTGACTCACCCGCGTATTAAAATAGCCTCTGCTTCGTTGGCTGTTTTGGGGAACGTGCTTCATAACGTGCTGTGAAAACGTGTGGGAAAACTCGGTGGGACGCGTTAAAACTCCCCGGGCTAATTTAGGAAGGGGAGCGTTGTTTGTCACGCTTATTATACAACAGCAGAGCGCTGCCTTTCCAGGAAAGTGAGCTCATTATTTCAGATGAAGAAACGGGACTAATGGGGTGTATTTATAAACCTCGTGTGACCTCTTAATATACTCTAAAACACTGGAttctcttttccctctctccctcctctctctctccttctataTCTTTgccctctccctatctctttactccctcccttcctctttctctcctctctccctccctctctcctctccctccctccccctgtccctcccttcctctttcttctctccccgtctcctctccctccctccctctacctccctccccccgtcactccctccccatctctctcctctcccaccctctctccttctccctccctctccctccctccccctttcctcctccctctctctccccctctcctctcactcccactctccccctctttcctcctcccttccccccctctctctctcccccccccccccccccccctcctccagacgGTGCATAAGTGTGACTTCCTGAACCTGCAGTTGCAGCCCCCCCTGCAGCTGGAGTGCGGGGCGGTGGACTCCTTCCTGCTGCACCTGCGCAGCCCCATCGACGCCCTGCCGGCTCAGCTCTTCCACGTGGCCGTCTtctccctgctgctctcctACTTCCCCTCGCCCTACCAGCGCTGGATCTGCTGCAAGAAGGCCCACGAGCTGCTGGCCCTGCACGGCCTGCTGCTCATCATCACGCCCGACTCCTCGCACCAGAACCGGCACGCGCCCATGATGGCCAGCTGGAGGGTCGCCGTGGAGACGCTGGGCTTCAAGCGCTACAAGTACGTCAAGGCCTCGCACATGCACCTGCTGGCCTTCCGGAAGGTGTCGCTGCAGACCGGGAGCGACCTGGTGAGCGGGAACTACCCGGAGATGATGTACATCCCGCAGGACCTGGCGGGGCCCGAGGGGGAGAGCTGGGacccgcccgccccgccccgctccgAGGACGAGGACGAGAGGCTGGCCTGCGGGTTCCTGGAGCTGCCCGACGGCCCCTACGACTCCGACTCCGAcagccaggagagagaggaggccctACTGCTGCACGGCTGagcctggacacacacacacacacacacacatactcattcacactcacacacacactcactaacacactctcacaaacatactcacacactctctcacacacacacacacacacacacactcactaacacactctcactcacactcactaacacacactctcacacacacacactcactcacacacactcacacacacacacactcactcacacacacactcacacacacactcacatacacacacattcattcacctATGCGCACAAGCGCCatcgcatgcacgcacacacatatactgcgCATACACATGTCAACGCGCGCTCatctgtatgcacacacacacacacacacacacacacacaggcctctaTTCCAGCTGCCTCCTCACCGCGCCACGccctcttcctctcacagaaaAAGCGCCGCAGTttgcacagagagaaagagacgtcAACACAAGCgtggtgtgtttgtctgtaacCCATGGTAACGCGCCCGCTCAAACTCTCACACGTACCTGCTCATGAAGGCGGCCCAGCAAACCCGAAGGTTCGCATCTTCAGAATGAGTTCATCTTCGTTCATCTTATCCTTTCTTTTAACctgttacattttcagaaacCCTGATAGAAAACTCTGATAGAGAACCCTGATGGAGTTCTTTGTGAAGCAGAAATTACTCCGTTTTTTAAGGATTCGGGCAAAGAAACCAGAACTTGGGGCGGCCTGCGGACGTGAGGGGCCCCTGTCTCACCCCCTCTGAGTGGGGGCCACACGCATTCCGGGCCCCTGCGTTCACTTTCCAGCAACGCtttgtcggccattttgaaggCACGGCCGCCATCTTAATCTGACACCTTTCTGGCTAACAAAGATATGCagagcttttaaaaaaacaaacaaaaaaacaccatcgTTTGTAACATTTTACACTTTTTTCATAATCGAAACAAAAGATGAGAAAATTGGTTTTGTGGAGAATAAGATTTTCACAAGAATaaggttttctttctttttgataATCGTAAACATATCAGCATACTCGTAACGTGAGGCGTTCCAACTGCTAACCATCCTCTGTTTCTCAGGTGGTTTCATCATAGATGTGTACCCACATAACAGATACAGTAGAACATAGAAATGTTTCTGTTCTTATTCCTCTCCTGCAGAACAGTTAATCTGCAAATTGAtacaattaaatatgaaatattgtgCACTGGAACCATCTTCATACTAATATGGACACTTCATCCAGAGTCGTTCATCCAGATCTGGGTCTTCATCTTGACACAGTGGGGCCTCTCAGCCAAAATGTACTCTTCGTCGCAAATGTTTTTTACGATGCCTTTGTGTcaggctgtcagtgtttttttttgcatttctttggAATATTTTTACCTCAGTGAGGTTTTTGCACTAATATCTTGTCCAGACTCTGTTCTGACTGCATCTCTGCAATAGCTTGTTGTGTCCCTActaagtactgtatattaacaTTGTAGAAAAACGGTTAGTTATTCTTAACACTAGAGAAATAGTTAACGTCAAACTTCTTTATTGCAATATTTCCCTGaaagaaatgtgtgtgcgtatgtgtaatACTCTGTCTCtgatattttattaattgttttGTCTTCTGACACTCAGATGATaccagaaataataaaaatgagctTTTGCTCTGCGtaacgtacagtacagtacagtacagtacagtagaagAAGTTGTCCGGTATTACACTGATATTATTACTCATATCTGATATTAGTGTGCTGTAGTCATGGGGTCCTTGTTGTTATCCGTTTGGGTCACTCCAGAAGGTGCCTTATGTGTCAGTATATTCCTTCAGGAGGCCAATGTGAAGCAGAATAACAGCCAGATTTGCCAAATATAACTTGCAGGCATGAGTAGGCCCCATGATTTGCCACACCTGGTcaaaacatttctaaataaaaGTCATTTGGACGATGGAAGACCACCCAATTAGGAAAGATAATAAAGTAATTGTAATGTAACACCTCAGGAATGAGGATGCTTTCTATGTATGTGGGAAAGCAAAGCAGTGTTtttacagtgttgtgtgttcgcAGAAAGGGTTGCTAAACGCTGACACACATTTCCGTATGTAATTCGTATGTTTGGCTCACCGTCTGACGTCATAACTGactgtgtttctgcgtgtgcgCCATTTTAGCTTCTATACTGTAGGGCAACGAGGTGTGCTTGTTCAATGTTTCTTCTTTTGATAAACAAATGTGAACACGATCCTCcctgtgtggtgtatgtgtgtgatacgTGACACTTACATTTCTGTCCGTGGTTTAACTGCCAACATAAAAGAGTTGTGAAGGGGAAACGGTTACATTTTACCTGTGTTGAACCAGAGTGGTCATGCATGAATTAATttagacgtttttttttttgcagtggtaAACTGAGGCCTAATGTTTGTAATGTGTACGGTGTAGAAGCATATCGAAGCATCGGGATGTGTCTGAATGTGACATTTTTGTGTAACAATAACGGATACATCGAAAACTCCAACTTATCAAACCAGCAGTAGTAATAAATGGTGCTGGTTTGCCTGGTTATAACATGTCGATGAGAATGCGCACGTGAccattttaaatttgttttgtgACTTGGTTTGAAACcctttgaaatattttgtattttgtgggATATAGTAAATATTTGAATGGCAATTTGAAACGTTTTGTATCCACAAATAGAACATTCGCCTATTTTCTTTTCCCGGTCTGTTTATGATGCACAACGGAAATATTGACACGCGCTAcgttatgtttgtgtgtgagctggcAGTGTCTAATGCGGAAACACGATTGATGGCTAAGGCGAGTAGCTAAAGTTTTAAAACATAACATTCAATATGACAAGAAAGTAATTTCACAACATTCACTGGCTTGAAACATACCAAGCCAATTAAAAGAGCATTGTGTCGGCTAAACGTGGGGCAATATCATCGtacaagctaggttttcaagCTAGCATAGCTATCGAGAAGAaccttagctagctagatgttAGTTAAGTTGTAAGTTAACTAGGTTTCATACAAGCACGTAGCCAGTCTAGTTTATTTCAGCGAGTGGAAAAAACGACTGTGACAGAAGTTATATTACCTGGGACCGTTTGCCACGACGTTTTCTTGGTAAAACTGGTGGGTCTGCATCTGAATATATAACTGAAGAAACTCGACGCCCAACGGTCCGAGCAGAGGCCGGACTGGACGAAGTCAACCAGGTAGGCCGTATCCGAGCACACCAGCTAACGTTGatacaaacataataatattttaaaagtgtGTGCCGTGCCATGAATTAGCTTGTGTGTGGTTGCTTTGGAGAAGTGCTGCTAATACCGTAGATGTCGTCTGTCTTGACTAGGTTATTTGCCTATTTAAAGTCGATAAAGCTTAACTTAAATTTCATGTTTAGTCCACCTCAGATCAGGCTAACTTTAGCTAGCCTTACGGACGGATATCTAAAAGCTTCAGGGTTTAATTTTCTCAAAATACAGGATCCTCACCAACAAACTGCATTCAGTTCTCATCTGTACTGCAGGTACGAAATACAACGTTTTAGTTACAACAGCTGATAGCTACTCAGCTTATACCCATTCAGGGTTCTAGATTGCaaccattttaggagcatttgccCTTGgaaattgatgtgtgctgactgggaaaataatttaggagcatATCTTCTAATTGGGTTTAATTGGTGTGCTCCTACATATTAACATTATCCACAATTATCTATCAAGCCATGTCATTTCTCCAGGTACGCTCTACCTATTGTAGGTGCACATTAAGTCccacattaatatgtaatgaatgccTGGGAATAAATTGATAAGAGCGAGTGCTAAATGGGACCGAATAAGAGCATGGTACACATGGAATATACACCGTTAGATTGaaagttattgtggctgatgcatttataataggcGGGGGCATGTTGGAGCGCTCCAACATGCCCCGGCTGTGCTAGTTGTACTCCTGCATGGGTCACATGCTCGGCTTGCCAGTGACATGTGCCAAAACTATATTGctttataacccacaagacagtgatttaaattatgTATATTCGGAGTCTGTGGCGTTCACACGTCATCAGTTAATCGAAAAACactggtgaaaaaaacatttcaccaaaatgctaaaacacagatttgttaataactcttgaTTAAGTTTTTTAATCGTTctgccactcacacatgagAAGCGAGTTGCTatcagtgaaaacaaacccatcattcttgcTCAAATGCAATGATGCtaaatccccatgtttcaacatgccctgTGTTAGTTTGTGCCCAGTCTCCCCTATATACTTAAATTATCATGAAGTGTGGACTTGAAAAGATACATTcggacaaaatatgtaaattagctcatttgcatactttattcaagatggtggaaattacaaattcaaacatttttgtagcagtctataatctgaTCCAAGTAAGATATCGttataattctttcagattcAGTAATATTGTCTATAATCAggttttgaataataattaaataattatacaaatttcAGCATACACATGGCATAATCATTCAGAatgtggtattatcctgaaagttgaatagttgagggatgatttgcagcagtaagcagaaaaaggtcaatttggctgaaaatgtgaTTGTTTCACGATTTGTCCTCAAGGTTTTGTAATGCCGATGGATCAGCGCTCAGTGTCCAGGTgacgcgttataaaccctgggctcagtgttcaggccacgcgttataaaccctgggctcagtgttcaggccacgcgttataaaccctgggctcagtgttcaggccaTGCGTTAtgaaccctgggctcagtgttcaggccacgcgttataaaccctgggctcagtgttcaggccacgcgttataaaccctggactcagtgtccaggccacgcgttataaaccctgggctcagtgttcaggccacgcgttataaaccctgggctcagtgttcaggccacgcattataaaccctgggctcagtgttcaggccacgcgttataaaccc is a genomic window of Conger conger chromosome 19, fConCon1.1, whole genome shotgun sequence containing:
- the bmt2 gene encoding S-adenosylmethionine sensor upstream of mTORC1 isoform X1 — its product is MDPMNSACPGEKETDYGQFHAATLSGAGRNSKKDQEKLSTVVKSVHRKLRRKYREVGDFEKIWREHCEDEETLSEYAVAMKSLADTHWARACEGEGRIEWCRSVCQEYFLNGGMKKVLEKDEKRARLSSSPPCAPPQQNNGPHRLSVQTGRIRLLDVGSCFNPFLQFDEFLTVGIDIVPAVQTVHKCDFLNLQLQPPLQLECGAVDSFLLHLRSPIDALPAQLFHVAVFSLLLSYFPSPYQRWICCKKAHELLALHGLLLIITPDSSHQNRHAPMMASWRVAVETLGFKRYKYVKASHMHLLAFRKVSLQTGSDLVSGNYPEMMYIPQDLAGPEGESWDPPAPPRSEDEDERLACGFLELPDGPYDSDSDSQEREEALLLHG
- the bmt2 gene encoding S-adenosylmethionine sensor upstream of mTORC1 isoform X2, whose product is MDPMNSACPGEKETDYGQFHAATLSGAGRNSKKDQEKLSTVVKSVHRKLRRKYREVGDFEKIWREHCEDEETLSEYAVAMKSLADTHWARACEGEGRIEWCRRLSVQTGRIRLLDVGSCFNPFLQFDEFLTVGIDIVPAVQTVHKCDFLNLQLQPPLQLECGAVDSFLLHLRSPIDALPAQLFHVAVFSLLLSYFPSPYQRWICCKKAHELLALHGLLLIITPDSSHQNRHAPMMASWRVAVETLGFKRYKYVKASHMHLLAFRKVSLQTGSDLVSGNYPEMMYIPQDLAGPEGESWDPPAPPRSEDEDERLACGFLELPDGPYDSDSDSQEREEALLLHG